The Methanosphaera sp. BMS genome contains a region encoding:
- a CDS encoding methanogenesis marker 6 protein — translation MSEKNNDIDNEFCHIPMGDGTYRDSDQKDKITRMIILGPGCSVSSKELLNFLHMLELPINIRLTCYGANLNGYPDLVMEAVEKARELDPNHIFIKFRGFPPGDPRRCRAKRGGAREGFHQIEAEYKLLPDVSVALENPRHVDLNPPKKVELDEFIDIVNQYDKNKQ, via the coding sequence ATGTCAGAGAAAAATAATGATATAGATAATGAATTCTGTCATATTCCAATGGGTGATGGAACATACAGGGATTCTGATCAAAAAGATAAAATTACTCGTATGATTATATTGGGACCTGGTTGTTCAGTAAGTTCAAAGGAATTATTAAATTTCCTGCACATGCTTGAATTGCCTATAAATATTCGTTTGACCTGTTATGGTGCTAATCTAAACGGGTATCCTGACTTGGTAATGGAAGCTGTGGAAAAGGCTAGGGAACTTGACCCTAATCATATATTTATTAAATTCAGGGGATTTCCACCGGGCGATCCTAGAAGATGTAGGGCTAAACGTGGAGGAGCAAGAGAGGGCTTCCATCAAATAGAGGCCGAGTATAAACTACTGCCAGATGTCAGTGTTGCTCTGGAAAATCCAAGACATGTTGATTTAAATCCTCCAAAAAAAGTGGAATTGGATGAATTTATTGATATAGTAAACCAATACGATAAAAACAAGCAATAG
- a CDS encoding methanogenesis marker 17 protein: MYVECYDEVGAQVYDTLLRHTLQDLKLARAINAIKIFIDPREALFIGVVKLEKASQPVYLDDIASYKMDNDVLKIVVEDENYIPNLLKALWTSEGRQNVNQPDRYKMEVTNPQLDPKNFIVHDPSEELKRKVYDALFRVMPEGFRMTRNASEDNLICIMSSDEIIDVKWDKKFNEVIEEVRNA; this comes from the coding sequence ATGTATGTGGAATGTTATGATGAAGTAGGTGCACAGGTTTATGATACACTACTTAGACATACACTTCAAGACTTGAAATTAGCTCGTGCAATTAATGCAATAAAAATCTTCATAGATCCGCGTGAAGCATTATTTATAGGAGTTGTAAAATTAGAAAAAGCATCACAACCGGTATATCTTGATGATATAGCCTCCTATAAAATGGATAATGATGTACTAAAGATTGTGGTTGAAGATGAAAACTACATCCCTAACCTACTCAAAGCACTATGGACCAGTGAAGGTCGTCAAAATGTCAACCAGCCTGACAGATATAAAATGGAAGTGACCAATCCACAATTGGATCCTAAAAATTTCATAGTGCATGACCCTTCAGAGGAACTAAAAAGAAAGGTCTATGATGCATTATTCAGGGTAATGCCTGAAGGATTCAGAATGACTAGAAATGCCAGTGAGGATAATCTGATATGCATCATGAGTAGTGATGAAATCATAGACGTAAAATGGGATAAGAAATTTAATGAAGTAATAGAAGAAGTTAGAAATGCATAA
- a CDS encoding methanogenesis marker 15 protein yields MIKIAQLSCGTEYSGVQKEIEKAAETFGAQMVMPDVNLDDIDEAYEKFGLSCASSSLKLMIARAMSLVEGKNEADAVFICTCFRCAEAAIARNEVRRLIQNYTDLPVVTYSFTEKTKASELFIRMEALTTIVARKSVLAREKQEGLTLGIDSGSTTTKVALMENNEIIGTGWVKTGDIIGCANDGIAQALEGTDYKLDDIEAIGTTGYGRMTIGKDMGAKLIQEEISVNSKGAVYLADAQKGEATVLDIGGMDNKVITVNNGIPDNFTMGGICAGASGRFLDMTSGRLGVDITELGPLAQQGNYRNAVLNSYCIVFGIQDLVTSLAGGASKEDAASAACYSVAEQVYEQQLQEIDVREPLIQVGGTSLIAGLVDAVQDILGGIDIVVPEYSQYIGAVGAAMLVSGLKDSDVDDSKRF; encoded by the coding sequence ATGATTAAAATCGCACAATTATCCTGTGGAACAGAATACAGTGGAGTTCAAAAAGAAATAGAAAAGGCCGCTGAGACCTTTGGTGCACAGATGGTCATGCCCGATGTAAACCTTGATGACATTGACGAGGCATATGAAAAGTTCGGCTTAAGCTGTGCAAGTTCAAGTTTAAAACTAATGATTGCAAGGGCAATGAGTCTGGTTGAAGGAAAAAACGAGGCCGACGCCGTATTTATATGTACATGTTTCAGATGTGCAGAGGCCGCCATAGCAAGAAACGAAGTACGTAGGCTTATTCAAAACTATACTGACCTGCCTGTGGTAACATACTCATTCACCGAAAAGACAAAGGCATCAGAACTGTTTATCCGTATGGAAGCACTCACAACAATCGTCGCAAGAAAAAGCGTACTTGCACGTGAAAAACAGGAAGGACTGACCCTCGGTATAGACAGCGGTTCTACCACAACAAAGGTAGCACTGATGGAAAATAATGAGATAATCGGTACCGGATGGGTAAAAACAGGAGATATCATAGGCTGTGCAAATGACGGTATAGCACAGGCACTGGAAGGAACCGATTATAAACTGGATGATATAGAGGCAATTGGTACAACAGGTTACGGCCGTATGACCATAGGTAAGGATATGGGTGCAAAACTCATACAGGAAGAAATATCAGTTAACAGTAAGGGAGCCGTATACCTGGCAGATGCACAGAAAGGTGAGGCAACTGTACTGGATATAGGTGGTATGGATAACAAGGTCATTACAGTAAACAACGGTATACCTGATAACTTTACCATGGGAGGTATCTGTGCCGGAGCTTCAGGTCGTTTCCTCGACATGACCAGTGGCAGGTTAGGCGTTGACATAACCGAACTTGGGCCTCTCGCACAACAGGGAAACTATAGAAACGCCGTTCTAAACAGTTACTGTATCGTATTTGGTATACAGGATTTGGTAACTTCCCTTGCAGGAGGAGCATCCAAGGAGGATGCCGCAAGTGCCGCATGTTATTCAGTGGCAGAACAGGTATATGAACAACAACTGCAGGAAATTGACGTACGTGAACCATTGATTCAGGTAGGTGGAACTTCCCTTATAGCAGGACTTGTGGATGCCGTACAGGATATCCTTGGTGGTATTGATATAGTCGTACCGGAGTATTCCCAGTATATTGGGGCTGTAGGTGCTGCAATGCTAGTATCAGGACTTAAGGATTCAGATGTCGATGACAGTAAGAGATTCTAA
- a CDS encoding radical SAM protein, which translates to MSDKRMSRFAHITKAHPCFNEKIHDKVGRIHIPIAPNCNIQCGFCTRKLNDTEKRPGVASCIMSVDEAIEHIRQTTEKMPINVVGVAGPGDSLCSEDTLKLFERVKEEFPDLILCMSTNGLLVPEYADKIAQAGVKTVTITINAVDADIGVQIYDDIVYHGKMYHGREGFEILLKNQLKGIEMLSQRGVVVKVNSVLIPGVNDKHIKEIAKVVKSKGAAIMNVLPLIPLNKFKDLEKPGCGMLSTVRSEVEEIIPIFRACTQCRADAFGIPGSKQQDFSLELVPNSHY; encoded by the coding sequence ATGAGTGATAAGAGAATGAGTCGTTTTGCTCATATTACAAAGGCACATCCTTGCTTTAATGAAAAGATACATGATAAAGTTGGACGAATTCATATTCCAATAGCTCCAAATTGCAATATCCAATGCGGATTCTGTACAAGAAAACTCAATGATACGGAAAAAAGGCCGGGAGTGGCATCATGTATAATGAGTGTTGATGAAGCTATAGAACATATCAGACAAACTACCGAAAAAATGCCCATAAATGTGGTTGGAGTGGCCGGTCCCGGAGATTCACTATGCAGTGAAGATACATTGAAACTCTTCGAAAGAGTAAAAGAGGAATTTCCTGATTTGATATTGTGCATGAGTACAAATGGACTTCTTGTACCGGAATATGCCGATAAGATAGCCCAGGCGGGAGTAAAAACGGTGACCATTACCATAAATGCTGTTGATGCCGACATCGGCGTACAGATATATGATGACATAGTATATCATGGAAAGATGTACCATGGCAGAGAAGGATTTGAGATACTTCTTAAAAACCAACTCAAAGGTATTGAAATGCTTTCACAAAGGGGCGTGGTGGTTAAGGTAAACAGTGTACTTATACCGGGCGTAAACGATAAGCACATAAAAGAAATAGCCAAAGTGGTAAAATCCAAGGGTGCAGCCATAATGAATGTATTACCTTTAATTCCATTAAACAAATTCAAAGACCTGGAAAAACCAGGCTGTGGCATGTTAAGTACGGTCCGATCAGAAGTAGAGGAGATTATTCCAATATTCCGTGCATGTACCCAGTGTAGGGCAGACGCATTCGGAATACCCGGATCAAAACAGCAGGACTTCTCACTTGAGTTGGTTCCTAACAGCCATTACTAA
- a CDS encoding methanogenesis marker 5 protein, protein MMKVAIFPPNSMILADMIVRSGHEPLVVQKQMQKKVTSPDLDAPPFNMTENDPIDGLKYAAIEVPSGVRGRMSLFGPIIEEAEAAIIMNEAPYGFGCVGCARSSELTVFSLRRKDIPVLELDYPTSRDDTIEMVHKINTFLDMLKDKEDDADD, encoded by the coding sequence ATTATGAAAGTTGCAATATTTCCACCTAACTCTATGATATTAGCAGATATGATAGTTAGAAGTGGACATGAACCGTTGGTTGTTCAAAAACAGATGCAAAAAAAGGTTACAAGTCCTGATTTGGATGCACCTCCTTTCAACATGACAGAAAATGATCCGATAGATGGATTAAAGTATGCTGCTATAGAAGTGCCGTCAGGTGTTCGTGGACGTATGTCACTGTTTGGTCCAATTATAGAAGAAGCTGAAGCTGCAATTATAATGAACGAAGCACCATATGGTTTCGGATGTGTAGGATGTGCAAGATCATCAGAATTAACAGTATTCTCGCTAAGAAGAAAGGATATTCCAGTACTGGAATTGGATTATCCTACCTCACGTGATGATACAATAGAAATGGTACATAAGATAAACACCTTTTTAGACATGCTAAAAGATAAGGAGGATGACGCGGATGATTAA